Proteins from a single region of Chromobacterium sp. ATCC 53434:
- a CDS encoding DUF4118 domain-containing protein, which yields MSDQRPDPDALLDELKREELEAQRGRLKIFFGACAGVGKTFAMLAAARARQQEGIRVLVGVVETHGRKETAAQLTGLDVLSPSRIEYKGRALSEFDIDAALELRPQLILIDEFAHSNAPGSRHPKRWQDVEELLAAGIDVYTTLNVQHLESLNDVVGQITGIIVRETLPDHVFDMADEVSLVDLPPDELLSRLAAGKVYLPQQAERAVKNFFRKGNLLALRELALRRTADRVDAQMRAYRADQSIKPVWHARERLLVCVGPGPGTEKLIRSAKRLAASLDADWIAVYVETPRLQRLPEEQRARILKGLKLAQELGAETTVLGGSALPATLLAYARTRNVSKLVVGKSARSALARLWQGSLVNELTRLSGDVDIFVVAHELEEEAETRRGKRVSSLLFGDNESSHTRRGYVAAAAACFATTALNHLLVPYFALSNVIMVHLLAVVLIATRYGRGPGVLASFLSVAAFDFFFVPPQLSFAVSDTQYLLTFIVMLSVALIISQLTARFRFEATIATYRERRTRALYDLGRELAGALTASQIIETAVGRLEPLFRARVMLFIPNSEDQLRAATEAGSDADTGVAQWVFDNLQPAGLGTNTLPSNAALYVPLRAPMRTRGVIALLPEETIQAFLPEQQRLLETCAAQIALALERVHYVEVAQDAIVAMESERLRNSVLSVVSHDLRTPLTTMLGLANLLNSPSLPQEQQAEVAQSIQDEALRMNKLVTNLLDMARLQSGVKLNKEWQLLDEVVGSAVRACERSLSRHRLALKLERDLPVLEYDAVLIERVLVNLLENAGKYTPAGSVIELAARHDGDKVRIAVSDDGPGLPANMEHKAFDKFSRGAPESTTPGVGLGLAICRAIIENHGGTIEAGNVHPHGARFSFTLPAGAPPALPPDDA from the coding sequence ATGAGCGATCAGCGCCCCGACCCGGATGCCCTGCTGGACGAACTGAAACGCGAAGAACTGGAGGCGCAGCGCGGACGGCTGAAGATTTTCTTCGGCGCCTGCGCCGGCGTCGGCAAGACCTTCGCGATGCTGGCCGCCGCGCGCGCCAGGCAGCAGGAAGGGATCAGGGTGCTGGTCGGCGTCGTGGAAACCCACGGCCGCAAGGAAACCGCGGCCCAGCTGACGGGGCTGGACGTCCTCTCCCCCAGCCGGATCGAGTACAAGGGCCGCGCGCTGTCGGAATTCGACATCGACGCGGCGCTCGAACTCAGGCCGCAGTTGATCCTGATCGACGAGTTCGCCCACTCCAACGCCCCCGGCTCGCGCCACCCGAAGCGCTGGCAGGACGTGGAGGAGCTGCTCGCCGCCGGCATCGACGTATATACGACGCTCAATGTGCAGCATTTGGAGAGCCTCAACGATGTCGTCGGCCAGATCACCGGCATCATCGTCAGGGAAACGCTGCCGGACCATGTGTTCGACATGGCCGACGAAGTCTCGCTGGTGGACCTGCCGCCGGACGAGCTGCTGTCCCGCCTCGCCGCCGGCAAGGTCTATCTGCCGCAGCAGGCCGAGCGCGCGGTCAAAAACTTCTTCCGCAAGGGCAATCTGCTGGCGCTGCGCGAACTGGCGCTCAGACGCACCGCCGACCGCGTCGACGCGCAGATGCGCGCCTACCGCGCCGACCAGTCGATCAAGCCGGTCTGGCACGCGCGCGAACGGCTGTTGGTTTGCGTCGGCCCGGGACCGGGCACCGAGAAGCTGATCCGCAGCGCCAAGCGGCTGGCCGCCAGCCTGGACGCCGACTGGATAGCCGTCTACGTCGAGACGCCGAGGCTGCAACGGCTGCCCGAGGAGCAGCGCGCGCGGATATTGAAGGGCCTGAAGCTGGCGCAGGAGCTCGGCGCCGAGACCACGGTGCTCGGCGGCAGCGCGCTGCCCGCCACGCTGCTGGCCTACGCCCGCACCCGCAACGTGTCCAAGCTGGTGGTCGGCAAATCGGCGCGCAGCGCGCTGGCGCGGCTGTGGCAGGGCTCGCTGGTCAACGAGCTGACCCGGCTGTCCGGCGACGTCGACATCTTCGTCGTCGCCCACGAGCTGGAGGAAGAGGCCGAGACGCGGCGCGGCAAGCGGGTCAGCAGCCTCTTGTTCGGCGACAACGAATCCAGCCACACCCGCCGCGGCTATGTCGCCGCCGCGGCCGCCTGCTTCGCCACCACCGCGCTGAACCACCTCTTGGTGCCCTACTTCGCGCTGTCCAACGTCATCATGGTCCACCTGCTGGCCGTGGTGCTGATCGCCACCCGCTACGGCCGCGGCCCCGGCGTGCTGGCGTCCTTCCTGTCGGTGGCGGCCTTCGACTTCTTCTTCGTGCCGCCGCAGCTGTCGTTCGCGGTGTCCGATACCCAGTATCTGCTGACCTTCATCGTGATGCTGTCGGTGGCGTTGATCATCAGCCAGCTGACCGCCCGCTTCCGCTTCGAGGCCACCATCGCCACCTACCGCGAACGCCGCACCCGCGCGCTGTACGATCTGGGACGCGAGCTGGCCGGCGCGCTGACGGCGTCGCAAATCATAGAAACCGCCGTCGGCCGGCTGGAGCCGCTGTTCCGCGCCCGGGTGATGCTGTTCATCCCCAATAGCGAGGACCAGCTGCGCGCCGCCACCGAGGCCGGCAGCGACGCCGACACCGGCGTCGCGCAATGGGTGTTCGACAATCTGCAGCCGGCCGGCCTCGGCACCAACACGCTGCCGTCCAACGCCGCGCTCTACGTGCCGCTGCGGGCGCCGATGCGCACCCGCGGCGTGATCGCGCTGCTGCCGGAAGAAACGATACAGGCCTTCCTGCCGGAGCAGCAGCGGCTGCTGGAAACCTGCGCCGCGCAGATCGCGCTGGCGCTGGAGCGGGTGCACTACGTCGAGGTGGCGCAGGACGCCATCGTCGCGATGGAGTCCGAGCGGCTGCGCAACAGCGTGCTGTCGGTGGTTTCCCACGATCTGCGCACGCCGCTGACGACGATGCTGGGCCTGGCCAATCTGCTGAATTCGCCCAGCCTGCCGCAGGAGCAGCAGGCCGAGGTGGCGCAGTCGATACAGGACGAGGCGCTGCGGATGAACAAGCTGGTGACCAATCTCTTGGACATGGCCAGGCTGCAATCCGGCGTCAAGCTGAACAAGGAATGGCAGTTGTTGGACGAGGTGGTCGGCAGCGCGGTGCGCGCCTGCGAGCGCAGCCTGTCCCGGCACCGGCTGGCGTTGAAGCTGGAGCGCGACCTGCCGGTGCTGGAATACGACGCGGTGCTGATAGAGCGGGTGCTGGTCAATCTGCTGGAGAACGCCGGCAAGTACACGCCGGCGGGCTCGGTGATCGAGCTGGCCGCCCGCCACGACGGCGACAAGGTCCGCATCGCCGTCAGCGACGACGGCCCCGGCCTGCCGGCCAATATGGAACACAAGGCCTTCGACAAGTTCTCGCGCGGCGCGCCGGAATCGACGACGCCGGGCGTGGGCCTGGGGCTGGCGATCTGCCGCGCCATCATAGAAAACCACGGCGGAACGATAGAAGCCGGCAACGTCCATCCGCACGGCGCCCGCTTCTCCTTCACCCTGCCGGCCGGCGCGCCGCCCGCGCTGCCGCCGGACGACGCCTGA
- the kdpC gene encoding potassium-transporting ATPase subunit KdpC, with amino-acid sequence MKVIRPLLVVFGGLSLITGLAYPLATTGIAQAVFPAQANGSLIKKDGKIVGSRLIGQNFTGEQYFWGRPSATSPMPYNAGNSGGSNLGPTNPAQLTAVKGNVEAMRKAHPSQTGPVPVDLVTASASGLDPEISVASAYYQLDRVAAARKLPADAVRRLVDSHIVGETFGLLGEPRVNVLELNLALDQLAKKA; translated from the coding sequence ATGAAAGTCATTCGTCCCCTGCTGGTGGTCTTCGGCGGCCTGTCGCTGATCACCGGCCTCGCCTATCCGCTGGCCACCACCGGCATCGCCCAGGCGGTGTTCCCGGCCCAGGCCAACGGCAGCCTGATCAAGAAGGACGGCAAGATCGTCGGCTCCCGGCTGATAGGCCAGAATTTCACCGGCGAGCAATACTTCTGGGGCCGCCCGTCGGCCACCAGTCCGATGCCTTACAATGCCGGCAATTCCGGCGGCTCCAATCTGGGACCGACCAACCCGGCCCAGCTGACCGCGGTCAAGGGCAATGTCGAGGCGATGCGCAAGGCGCACCCGAGCCAGACCGGCCCCGTGCCGGTGGACCTGGTGACGGCGTCGGCCAGCGGCCTGGACCCGGAGATCTCGGTGGCCTCGGCCTATTACCAGCTTGACCGCGTAGCCGCCGCGCGTAAACTGCCGGCAGACGCGGTGCGCAGGCTGGTCGATTCGCATATCGTCGGAGAGACCTTCGGCCTCCTCGGCGAGCCGCGCGTCAATGTGCTGGAGCTGAATCTGGCGCTGGACCAACTTGCCAAGAAAGCCTAA
- the kdpE gene encoding two-component system response regulator KdpE codes for MNDAPISVVIIEDEKPIRRFLSAALEEERLTVYEAETGKQGQIETATRKPDLVILDLGLPDMNGIDVIKSLREWSDIPILVLSARTQETEKVAALDAGADDYLTKPFGVAECLARIRVLLRRRIHGSAAAQQNFQFGDIRIDLVNRLVRKGETPVHLTPIEYRLLATLIRNAGKVITHRELLLAVWGPSFSEHNQYLRVYMGHLRQKLEDNPAMPRHIVTETGVGYRLIENAPEQPARDAEAQG; via the coding sequence ATGAACGACGCCCCCATTTCCGTAGTGATCATCGAGGACGAAAAGCCGATACGCCGCTTCCTGTCGGCGGCGCTGGAGGAGGAGAGGCTGACCGTCTACGAGGCCGAGACCGGCAAGCAGGGCCAGATCGAGACGGCCACCCGCAAACCGGATCTGGTGATACTGGACCTCGGCCTGCCCGACATGAACGGCATAGACGTGATCAAGAGCCTGCGCGAGTGGAGCGACATCCCGATACTGGTGCTGTCGGCCCGCACGCAGGAGACCGAGAAGGTGGCGGCGCTGGACGCCGGCGCCGACGACTATCTGACCAAGCCCTTCGGCGTCGCCGAATGCCTGGCGCGCATCCGCGTGCTGCTGCGCCGCCGCATCCACGGCAGCGCCGCGGCCCAGCAGAACTTCCAGTTCGGCGACATCCGCATCGACCTGGTGAACCGGCTGGTGCGCAAGGGCGAAACGCCGGTGCATCTGACGCCGATCGAATACCGGCTGCTGGCCACGCTGATCCGCAACGCCGGCAAGGTGATCACCCACCGCGAGCTGTTGCTGGCGGTGTGGGGGCCGTCGTTCTCCGAGCACAACCAGTACCTGCGGGTCTATATGGGCCATCTGCGGCAGAAGCTGGAAGACAATCCGGCGATGCCGCGCCACATCGTCACCGAGACCGGCGTCGGCTACCGGCTGATAGAAAACGCGCCGGAACAGCCGGCCCGCGACGCCGAGGCCCAGGGTTGA